A single window of Stigmatopora nigra isolate UIUO_SnigA chromosome 20, RoL_Snig_1.1, whole genome shotgun sequence DNA harbors:
- the LOC144213447 gene encoding uncharacterized protein LOC144213447 isoform X1 — protein MPSGTQRAKFQEELFDLIGNRLEGFRENLSHDEQEFVGLKELLKIKEEEPEFPRHQMREEQLPIQKEEYDVTWSPGQALTRQDDLGGASRGAEPANTSSWPQIKEEEPEFSQQTMIDEHLPIKNEEDYVTWSPGEALTRQDDPGVVNVGVEPEFPQQCKREQPPIKYEECVKWSTGEPFKSEDDLGAANRGAEPLSGSAKEGWRAEILIAPLSDGNEWHFDDDVEKNPNGDKVCKCFQCGKTFGKMSNLKEHTRSHTGDKPLPCTVYGKTFTHKGKFKMHTKIHTCEGPFSCSVCGKVFSQKQDLQRHERIHTGEKTFSCLVCGQTFPHKESLKTHAKKHSGEKLFSCSICGQAFSQQQNLKRHTRTHTGEKPFMCSVCGQRFTRKGRLIDHARTHTGEKPFLCSVCGQGFTNKENFNSHIRTHTGKKTFSCSVCGQIFTHKGNLNKHTRSHTGEKPFSCSVCGQRFTRKNSVISHARIHTGEKPFSCSVCGQTFTRKEKLKIHTRTHTGEKPFSCSVCGQAFKHKETLKYHMRTHTGKKTFSCSVCGQTFTQKANLKTHTRTHTGETQLPSLVRNPFPAQLLAKDSVVRMDLKDANVV, from the exons ATGCCTTCAGGAACACAACGGGCAAAGTTCCAGGAGGAACTTTTTGACCTCATTGGAAAtagactagaag gtttcagggaaAATCTTAGTCATGACGAGCAAGAGTTTGTTGGCCTTAAAGAGCTCCTCAAAATCAAAgaagaggagccagagttccctcgacatcaaatgagagaagagcaacttcccATCCAAAAGGAGGAATATGATGTCACCTGGTCACCTGGTCAGGCCTTGACGAGGCAAGATGATCTGGGTGGGGCCAGCAGAGGGGCAGAGCCTGCAAATACCTCatcatggccccaaattaaagaggaggagccagagttctctCAACAAACAATGATAGATGAGCAtcttccaatcaaaaatgaggaaGATTATGTCACCTGGTCACCTGGTGAGGCCTTGACGAGGCAAGATGATCCGGGCGTGGTCAAcgtaggggtggagccagagttCCCCCAACAGTGCAAGAGAGAACAACCTCCAATCAAATAcgaggaatgtgtcaaatggtcaactggtgagcctttcaagagtgaagatgatctgggcgcGGCCAACAGAGGGGCGGAGCCTTTGAGCGGTAGCGCAaaagaaggatggcgagcagaaattttaattgctcctttatcagatggcaacgAATGGCATTTTGACGATGATGTTGAGAAAAATCCCAATGGTGACAAAGTCtgtaaatgctttcagtgtgggaaaacttttgggaaGATGTCTAATTTGAAAGAACATACGAGGAGCCACACTGGGGACAAACCCTTACCATGTACAGTTtatggtaaaacatttacacacaaggggaaatttaaaatgcacacaaaaatcCACACGTGCGAAggaccattttcgtgttcagtttgcggtaaagtcttttctcaaaagcaagaTTTACAAAGACACGAAagaatccacacaggtgaaaaaacattttcatgcttagtttgtggtcaaacattccctcacaaggaaagcttaaaaacacacgcaaaaaaacactctggtgaaaaactattttcctgctcaatttgtggccaAGCCTTTTCTCAACAGCAAAACTTAAAGAGGCACACTAGAACACACACCGGTGAAAAGCCATTcatgtgttcagtttgtggtcaaagattcacacgcaAGGGCCGCTTAATTgatcatgcaagaacacacacgggtgaaaaaccctttttgtgttcagtttgtggtcaaggattcacaaaCAAGGAAAACTTCAACTCCcacataagaacccacactggcaaaaaaacattttcctgctcagtttgtggtcaaatattcacacacaagggaaacttaaacaaacacacaagatcccacactggtgaaaagccattttcgtgttcagtttgtggtcaaagattcacacggaaGAACAGCgtaattagtcatgcaagaatacacacaggtgaaaagccattttcatgctcagtttgtggtcagacatttacacggaaggaaaaattaaaaatacacacaagaacccacactggtgaaaaaccattttcgtgttcagtttgcggtcaagCGTTCAAACACAAGGAGACCTTAAAATACCACATGAGAACACacactggcaaaaaaacattttcctgctcagtatgtggtcaaacattcacacagaaggccaacttaaaaacccacacaagaacccatacTGGCGAAACACAATTACCCTCATTGGTCAGAAAtccttttcctgctcagcttcttgccaaAGATTCAGTCGTAAGAATGgacttaaaagatgcaaatgtggTGTGA
- the LOC144213447 gene encoding uncharacterized protein LOC144213447 isoform X2 — protein sequence MREEQLPIQKEEYDVTWSPGQALTRQDDLGGASRGAEPANTSSWPQIKEEEPEFSQQTMIDEHLPIKNEEDYVTWSPGEALTRQDDPGVVNVGVEPEFPQQCKREQPPIKYEECVKWSTGEPFKSEDDLGAANRGAEPLSGSAKEGWRAEILIAPLSDGNEWHFDDDVEKNPNGDKVCKCFQCGKTFGKMSNLKEHTRSHTGDKPLPCTVYGKTFTHKGKFKMHTKIHTCEGPFSCSVCGKVFSQKQDLQRHERIHTGEKTFSCLVCGQTFPHKESLKTHAKKHSGEKLFSCSICGQAFSQQQNLKRHTRTHTGEKPFMCSVCGQRFTRKGRLIDHARTHTGEKPFLCSVCGQGFTNKENFNSHIRTHTGKKTFSCSVCGQIFTHKGNLNKHTRSHTGEKPFSCSVCGQRFTRKNSVISHARIHTGEKPFSCSVCGQTFTRKEKLKIHTRTHTGEKPFSCSVCGQAFKHKETLKYHMRTHTGKKTFSCSVCGQTFTQKANLKTHTRTHTGETQLPSLVRNPFPAQLLAKDSVVRMDLKDANVV from the coding sequence atgagagaagagcaacttcccATCCAAAAGGAGGAATATGATGTCACCTGGTCACCTGGTCAGGCCTTGACGAGGCAAGATGATCTGGGTGGGGCCAGCAGAGGGGCAGAGCCTGCAAATACCTCatcatggccccaaattaaagaggaggagccagagttctctCAACAAACAATGATAGATGAGCAtcttccaatcaaaaatgaggaaGATTATGTCACCTGGTCACCTGGTGAGGCCTTGACGAGGCAAGATGATCCGGGCGTGGTCAAcgtaggggtggagccagagttCCCCCAACAGTGCAAGAGAGAACAACCTCCAATCAAATAcgaggaatgtgtcaaatggtcaactggtgagcctttcaagagtgaagatgatctgggcgcGGCCAACAGAGGGGCGGAGCCTTTGAGCGGTAGCGCAaaagaaggatggcgagcagaaattttaattgctcctttatcagatggcaacgAATGGCATTTTGACGATGATGTTGAGAAAAATCCCAATGGTGACAAAGTCtgtaaatgctttcagtgtgggaaaacttttgggaaGATGTCTAATTTGAAAGAACATACGAGGAGCCACACTGGGGACAAACCCTTACCATGTACAGTTtatggtaaaacatttacacacaaggggaaatttaaaatgcacacaaaaatcCACACGTGCGAAggaccattttcgtgttcagtttgcggtaaagtcttttctcaaaagcaagaTTTACAAAGACACGAAagaatccacacaggtgaaaaaacattttcatgcttagtttgtggtcaaacattccctcacaaggaaagcttaaaaacacacgcaaaaaaacactctggtgaaaaactattttcctgctcaatttgtggccaAGCCTTTTCTCAACAGCAAAACTTAAAGAGGCACACTAGAACACACACCGGTGAAAAGCCATTcatgtgttcagtttgtggtcaaagattcacacgcaAGGGCCGCTTAATTgatcatgcaagaacacacacgggtgaaaaaccctttttgtgttcagtttgtggtcaaggattcacaaaCAAGGAAAACTTCAACTCCcacataagaacccacactggcaaaaaaacattttcctgctcagtttgtggtcaaatattcacacacaagggaaacttaaacaaacacacaagatcccacactggtgaaaagccattttcgtgttcagtttgtggtcaaagattcacacggaaGAACAGCgtaattagtcatgcaagaatacacacaggtgaaaagccattttcatgctcagtttgtggtcagacatttacacggaaggaaaaattaaaaatacacacaagaacccacactggtgaaaaaccattttcgtgttcagtttgcggtcaagCGTTCAAACACAAGGAGACCTTAAAATACCACATGAGAACACacactggcaaaaaaacattttcctgctcagtatgtggtcaaacattcacacagaaggccaacttaaaaacccacacaagaacccatacTGGCGAAACACAATTACCCTCATTGGTCAGAAAtccttttcctgctcagcttcttgccaaAGATTCAGTCGTAAGAATGgacttaaaagatgcaaatgtggTGTGA
- the LOC144213428 gene encoding uncharacterized protein LOC144213428, giving the protein MEMEREQLRLEVEGMLHKLTVNDLLEICDFLNIGSPKRISKFKLLCHIANHLERNELKDEDQAMSELLKLKEGIRMLYEDRRLGWQRLFGAKQAINSEHLASLEREKILKRDLEAMKQEQARHIGESDKQRRDLLEQLSARNEAIEIYKAERENQRYEIIKLKNQLDKTVGCLAKAATDVEAKELKLLSYEEEIAQQKKLLALENLHTDEIVQSKDHIIKRLEEDISQQREAFQKKIDHLELQFEQAEQQKTDEIRILQEEQKALEKQVDMLVAEKEKLFQTKQATERENMASRQREEVLKEELELLKLEKVTFLKEREQEQANERLKIESTRALTQYGRDTDKSPLECQKSSESIPTQQTKTSRFPKVKPKPDIRTSRNVQAKPLNAKEMCSSSNLESAGNRTNETEPEPTEIQKSNWKEPLNKLVHVYNCTRCDVTGYSPFYLLFGRSPRLPVDMLFGLCNRSDADGQQDYVEKLRRGMEEAYTIATENARKAAEKDKKHYDAKVKSSVLQPGEHVLMKNMTPRGGPGKLRDFWEDTVHTVVKQMGSDQPIYEVRPERGKDRSRVLHRNLLMSCDHLPVEITPEEGKIGTRTPRKKQQPASHQESDKESDDEDDFHYELRQLNERGTQEMEPEHRPLPVDQTHEVRGPASGPVQVEEDHQLEDLPGEGANPPLESPSDEQLSETSPPTAVTEPEALTDERPRRERHPPRRTTYDHLGIPSCYSTQSPQERLTVYPAPGVAPWLVHLHPYYLQPPFLFGLQQA; this is encoded by the coding sequence atggaaatggaacgggagcagttACGCCTGGAAGTAGAAGGAATGTtgcacaagctaacagttaatgacctgttagaaatatgtgatttccttaacatagggagtccgaaacgcatatcaaaattcaaattgttgtgtcacatcgctaaccacctggaaaggaacgaactcaaagacgaggaccaagctatgtctgagttgttaaaattaaaagaggggataaggatgttgtatgaagacagaagactggggtggcagagactttttggggcaaagcaggcaataaatagtgaacacttggcctctcttgagcgcgaaaaaattctcaagagggaccttgaagccatgaaacaagaacaagctaggcatattggagagagcgataagcaaagaagagatttgttggagcagctctctgcgagaaatgaagctatagaaatttacaaagctgagagagaaaatcagcggtacgaaattataaaattgaagaaccagcttgacaaaacagttggctgtttagcaaaggcagcaacagatgtggaggcaaaagaattgaaacttttatcttatgaagaggaaatagcccaacagaaaaaactcttggcgctagaaaacttgcatactgatgaaatcgttcaatctaaagatcacatcatcaaaagactggaagaggacatatcgcaacagagagaagcctttcagaaaaagattgaccatcttgaacttcagtttgaacaagccgagcagcagaaaactgatgagattagaatactacaagaagagcaaaaggctctggagaaacaggtagaCATGCTTGTtgcggagaaggagaaactttttcagaccaagcaagcaacagaaagagagaatatGGCATCTcgccagagggaggaagtactgaaagaggagcttgaattactgaagctggaaaaagttacattcttgaaagaaagggaacaagaacaggcgaatgagaggttaaagatagaatcaacaagagctttgacccaatatggtagagatactgacaagtctccccttgaatgtcaaaaatctagtgaatcaattcctactcaacagacaaagacgagtagattcccaaaggtcaaaccaaaaccagacattcgGACATCAAGAAACGTACAAGCTAAACCTCTGAACGCAAAAGAAATGTGCTCCTCTTCAAATCTTGAATCCGCTGGCAACAGGACAAATGAAACTGAACCAGAACCGACGGAgatacagaaatcgaattggaaggagcctttgaataaacttgtgcatgtttacaactgtacccgttgtgatgtgacaggttattcaccattttatctactgttcgggaggtcgccgaggcttccagtggacatgctctttggactgtgcaacaggtctgatgcagatggacagcaggactatgtggagaaattgagacgagggatggaggaggcgtacaccattgccaccgagaacgcacggaaagcggcagaaaaagataaaaagcactatgacgcTAAAGTGaagagttctgtgctacaaccaggagaacaCGTCCTGATGAAAAAcatgacaccaagaggaggacctgggaaactccgtgacttctgggaagatacagttcacacagtggtgaagcaaatgggatctgaccaaccaatttatgaagttaggccagaaagaggtaaagatcgttccagagttctgcacagaaatctactaatgtcttgtgaccatttgcccgttgagataacaccagaagaagggaaaatcggcacgaggacgccgagaaagaaacagcagccggcatctcatcaggagtcagacaaagaaagcgatgacgaagatgacttccactatgagctacgccagctaaatgagagaggtacccaagagatggagccggagcacaggccactgccagtggaccagacacacgaagtgaggggccctgcttccggaccagtacaagtagaagaggaccatcagctggaggacctgcctggtgagggagcaaaccctcctcttgaaagtcctagtgatgagcagttatcagagacttccccgccaaccgccgtgacggaacctgaggcgctgactgacgaacggccgagaagggagagacacccaccacgacgtacgacctatgaccatcttggaatcccctcctgttatagtacacagtcaccgcaggagcggctaactgtttaccctgcaccaggagtggccccttggttagtacacctgcatccatattacctgcagccaccttttttgtttggactccaacaagcttga
- the LOC144213450 gene encoding uncharacterized protein LOC144213450, with product MSARTQRPKLQERLFEVKLEHSTREQSTVCNITHEKVVLRRLEGFRNALVADGQESVDLEEEVELPQIKEEDLEFPQQQMEDGQHPIKMEDDHFTWSLGEFMKREDVLGVASGVKEPANTTTRPLIKVEEPEFPQQQMGDEQLPIKKEEDYITWLPGESVKWRDIGVASIGVEPANASAWPQIKEEEAEFSEQCKRKRPPNKNEGCVKWLTGEPFKSEDDLGVANRGTELLSSSSTEGWREENVIAPLSDGNDLLFVNDVEDVKKNLSGDKLCKCAQCGKTFRKRSNLKRNITSHMGEKPFSCSVCRKRFVPKVKLQHCTGDKSFSCSFCGKEFSQKKALQSHTRRHTGEKSFSCSICSKAFYQNKHLKTHTRTHTGEKPFSCSVCGKAFSQNQHLKRHIITHTGEKPFSCSVCGQTFTHKESLKTHIRTHTGEKPFSCSVCVKAFSHEHDLQRHTRTHTGDKPFSCSVCGRRFTQMAHLNSHARTHTGEKPFSCSDCGQIFTQKGNLNRHARTHTGEKTFLCAVCGKAFSHAHDLQRHTRTHTGEKPFLCSVCGQAFAYKESLKQHLLTHTGEQCFPHQIL from the exons ATGTCGGCAAGAACACAACGGCCAAAGCTCCAGGAGAGACTTTTTGAGGTCAAACTGGAGCATTCAACTCGCGAGCAATCGACAGTTTGCAACATAACGCACGAGAAAGTTGTTCTTCGtagactagaag GTTTCAGAAATGCTCTTGTTGCGGATGGGCAGGAGTCTGTTGATCTTGAAGaggaagttgagctcccccaaatcaaagaggaggatctagagttccctcaacaacaaatggaaGACGGGCAACATCCAATTAAAATGGAGGacgatcatttcacctggtcacttggtgagttcATGAAGAGGGAAGATGTTCTGGGTGTGGCCAGCGGAGTGAAGGAGCCTGCAAACACCACAACACGGCCCCTAATTAAAgtggaggagccagagttccctcaacaacaaatgggagacgagcaacttccaatcaaaaaggaggaagattaTATCACCTGGTTACCTGGTGAGTCTGTAAAGTGGCGTGATATTGGCGTGGCCAGCATAGGGGTGGAGCCTGCAAATgcctcagcatggccccaaattaaagaggaggaggcaGAGTTCTCTGAACAGTGCAAAAGAAAGCGACCTCCAAACAAAAATGAGGGTTGTGTCAAATGGTTAactggtgagcctttcaagagtgaagatgatctgggtgtgGCCAACAGAGGGACGGAGCTTCTGAGcagcagctcaacagaaggatggcgagaagaaaatgtaattgctcctttatcagatggcaacgACTTGCTTTTTGTCAATGATGTTGAAGATGTTAAGAAAAATCTCAGTGGCGATAAACTCTGCAAATGCGCTCAGTGTGGAAAAACTTTTAGGAAAAGGTccaatttgaaaagaaatataacAAGCCACATGGGTGAAAAACCCTTTTCGTGCTCAGTTTGCAGAAAAAGATTCGTCCCCAAAGTCAAATTACAACATTGCACTGGTGATAAATcattttcctgttcattttgcgGTAAAGAATTTTCTCAAAAGAAAGCACTACAAAGCCATACGAGAAGGCACACTGGGGAAAAAAGTttttcgtgttcaatttgtAGTAAAGCCTTTTATcaaaataaacacttaaaaacccacacaagaacccacactggtgaaaaacccttttcctgttcagtttgcggcaaagctttttctcaaaatcaacacttaaaaagacacataataacccacactggtgaaaaaccattttcgtgttcagtttgtggtcagacatttacacacaaggaaagcttaaaaacccacataagaacccacactggtgaaaaaccattttcctgctcagtttgcgtTAAAGCCTTTTCTCATGAGCACGATttacaaagacacacaagaacccacacaggtgacaaaccattttcgtgttcagtttgtggtcgaagaTTCACACAGATGGCACACTTAaatagtcatgcaagaacccacacaggtgaaaaaccattttcctgctcagattGTGGACAAatattcacacagaagggaaacttaaatcgtcacgcaagaacccacactggagaaaaaacatttttgtgtgcagtttgcggtaaagccttttctcatgCTCATGATTTAcaaaggcacacaagaacccacactggtgaaaaaccatttttgtgttcagtttgtggtcaagcattcgcttacaaggaaagcttaaaacaacatttattaacccacactggagaacaatgttttcctcatCAGATTCTGTAA